Proteins encoded together in one Elusimicrobiota bacterium window:
- a CDS encoding ATP-dependent 6-phosphofructokinase codes for MAKRIAILTGGGDCPGLNPAIRGVVMKASALGYECLGIQEGWKGMISGNAKPLTRQCVEGIVSQGGTIIGTSRTNPYKKEGGPQAVLETFKKLSLDALVAMGGEDTLGVAAKLFREHKARIVGVPKTMDNDLSATDYTFGFDTSVTIAVDAAQRLVDTGRSHRRIMILEVMGRHAGWVALFTGIAAGADCICIPERPVDLNDMAKKLTAAHARKNVALVVASEAVEFTGQEKEEKLDEFGHMILKERGVGERIAEAVQKATGIETRAAVIGHIQRGGAPTLFDRILGTRVGVKAAELVHAGKFGHMAALKGDAVLPVPLEEATAKLKTVTPDWFELMDVMTERTAAQGAPVNA; via the coding sequence ATGGCCAAGCGCATCGCCATCCTGACCGGCGGCGGAGACTGCCCGGGGCTCAACCCCGCCATCCGCGGGGTCGTGATGAAGGCCTCGGCCCTGGGCTACGAGTGCCTGGGCATCCAGGAAGGCTGGAAGGGCATGATATCCGGAAACGCCAAGCCTCTCACCCGGCAATGCGTGGAGGGCATCGTCTCCCAAGGAGGGACCATTATCGGGACCTCGCGCACCAATCCCTACAAGAAGGAAGGCGGGCCCCAGGCCGTGCTAGAGACCTTCAAGAAACTTTCCCTGGACGCCCTCGTGGCCATGGGCGGGGAGGACACCTTGGGCGTGGCCGCCAAGCTTTTCCGCGAGCACAAGGCCAGGATCGTGGGCGTGCCCAAGACCATGGACAACGACCTTTCCGCCACCGACTACACCTTCGGCTTCGACACCTCGGTCACCATCGCGGTGGACGCGGCCCAGCGCCTGGTGGACACCGGACGCTCCCACCGGCGCATCATGATCCTGGAGGTCATGGGCCGGCACGCCGGCTGGGTCGCTCTTTTCACCGGCATCGCGGCCGGGGCCGACTGCATCTGCATCCCCGAGAGGCCCGTGGATCTAAACGACATGGCCAAGAAGCTCACGGCCGCGCACGCCCGAAAAAACGTGGCCCTGGTCGTGGCCTCCGAGGCGGTGGAGTTCACCGGTCAGGAAAAGGAGGAGAAGCTCGACGAGTTCGGGCACATGATCTTGAAGGAGCGCGGGGTGGGAGAACGGATCGCCGAGGCCGTCCAGAAGGCGACCGGCATCGAGACCCGCGCCGCGGTGATCGGCCATATTCAGCGAGGCGGAGCACCCACGCTTTTCGACCGCATTCTAGGCACCCGCGTCGGGGTCAAGGCCGCGGAACTCGTCCACGCTGGAAAATTCGGCCACATGGCGGCCTTAAAGGGCGACGCCGTGCTTCCCGTTCCTCTTGAGGAAGCCACGGCCAAGCTCAAGACCGTGACCCCGGATTGGTTCGAGCTCATGGACGTCATGACGGAGAGGACCGCGGCCCAAGGAGCGCCGGTCAATGCCTGA
- a CDS encoding TolC family protein, producing the protein MLKTSRLALILGLFPALLSAQSVSPSSAPEKVFTLDDARHLALLNDARLLTSEQDKIIAEQRVKEARFLFLPEFGLQASATKFEARYPFSLSGDSRNILLFPDVPQLFAPNTGNIYSGRSYMHMPIYEGRKTINTLRLAQAAQKQAYSNYDSVRMDVTLEVKQVFYRLILAQEKVLAAETFLENAQEWAASSSLDSWEKVEAEALSAQARAEVSEARHQLDLSRLAFLKSLNIELDTSFKVAGTLETKPALIDIDKAVLWAMELRPELQSETYRAQMDAISVSLASARRIPTVFLAGDYELTGTQFPLRRNNWDATLGIRIPFAYDYWSQLKQKRAEQRQGELKRAELQDRVRLEVRQAYETLEYWQKEWPMREAQFRKIQALYDSSARRSGPTLGRIRAGKALLDLRLAYLSSVMEHILAKARLARAVGREISQ; encoded by the coding sequence ATGCTCAAAACCTCCCGTCTTGCCCTAATCTTGGGGCTGTTCCCGGCTCTCCTGTCGGCCCAGTCCGTTTCACCTTCCTCGGCGCCAGAAAAGGTATTCACGTTGGATGACGCCCGGCACCTGGCCCTGCTCAACGACGCGAGACTGCTCACCTCCGAGCAGGACAAGATCATCGCCGAGCAAAGAGTCAAGGAGGCGCGCTTCCTTTTCCTCCCCGAGTTCGGCCTGCAGGCCAGCGCCACAAAATTCGAGGCTCGCTACCCCTTCAGCCTCTCCGGAGATTCCCGCAACATCCTGCTTTTCCCAGACGTCCCCCAGCTTTTCGCCCCCAATACGGGCAACATCTACTCCGGGCGCTCCTACATGCACATGCCCATCTACGAGGGCCGAAAGACCATCAACACCTTGCGGCTGGCCCAGGCCGCCCAGAAGCAGGCCTACAGCAACTACGACTCCGTGCGCATGGACGTGACTCTCGAGGTCAAGCAAGTCTTCTACCGCCTCATCCTGGCCCAGGAGAAGGTCTTGGCCGCGGAAACTTTTTTGGAGAACGCGCAGGAGTGGGCCGCGAGCTCCTCTTTGGACTCCTGGGAGAAAGTGGAGGCGGAGGCCCTATCGGCCCAAGCCCGAGCAGAGGTGTCCGAGGCCCGCCACCAGCTGGATTTGAGCCGACTGGCCTTTCTCAAGAGCCTCAACATCGAGCTCGACACCTCCTTCAAAGTGGCGGGCACCCTCGAGACCAAGCCCGCCCTCATCGACATAGACAAGGCCGTGCTTTGGGCCATGGAGCTCAGGCCCGAGCTCCAGTCGGAGACCTACCGGGCCCAGATGGACGCCATCTCCGTGAGCCTGGCCTCGGCCCGGCGAATCCCCACCGTTTTCCTCGCCGGAGACTACGAGCTCACCGGGACGCAGTTCCCCTTGAGGCGCAACAATTGGGACGCCACCCTCGGCATACGCATCCCCTTCGCCTACGACTATTGGAGCCAGTTGAAGCAAAAGAGAGCCGAGCAGCGCCAAGGGGAGCTTAAGCGCGCCGAACTCCAGGATCGGGTGCGCTTGGAAGTCCGCCAGGCCTACGAGACCTTGGAGTATTGGCAGAAGGAATGGCCCATGCGCGAGGCCCAATTCCGAAAAATCCAGGCCCTTTATGACTCGTCGGCGCGCCGCTCCGGCCCGACCCTCGGCCGGATCAGGGCCGGCAAGGCGCTCCTCGACCTGCGCCTGGCCTATCTTTCCTCCGTCATGGAGCAT
- a CDS encoding HAMP domain-containing protein, producing MPEPPKFQRKTVLVKRSLQLKYIGLVFVSVLLACLIIGADVYHTMTRMVLEDNPALAPSLAHFNLIIMVKLGLYLALILLISLYVSHRFAGPIYRFEKSAQIISSGDLTHRVSLRMGDELLELQEEFNGMVASLQSLVQKDRNLAGRLSERVSAALRRLPDNGAGSTAREDLESLKVELDHLTKSFKV from the coding sequence ATGCCTGAGCCCCCCAAGTTCCAGCGAAAGACGGTCCTTGTCAAGCGCTCCCTCCAGCTCAAGTACATCGGGCTGGTCTTTGTAAGCGTGCTCTTGGCATGCCTCATCATTGGGGCCGACGTCTACCACACCATGACCCGCATGGTACTGGAGGACAACCCCGCGCTGGCGCCGAGCCTGGCCCACTTCAACCTCATCATCATGGTCAAGCTCGGGCTGTACCTGGCATTGATCCTGCTCATCTCGCTCTACGTCTCGCACCGCTTCGCGGGGCCCATCTACCGCTTCGAGAAGTCGGCCCAGATCATATCCTCGGGAGATCTCACGCACAGAGTCTCCCTGCGCATGGGAGACGAGCTCCTTGAGCTCCAGGAGGAGTTCAACGGCATGGTGGCGAGCCTCCAGTCCCTAGTGCAGAAGGACCGCAATCTGGCCGGGCGCCTCTCGGAGCGCGTGAGTGCGGCCTTGAGGAGGTTGCCAGACAACGGGGCGGGCTCGACCGCGCGCGAGGACCTGGAGTCTCTCAAGGTGGAGCTCGATCATCTGACGAAATCGTTCAAGGTTTAA
- a CDS encoding response regulator transcription factor, producing the protein MADRKRILVADDDPDLLELLKMDLGYQGYDILTATNGKEALQAALSGRLDLLILDVMMPYVDGYHVAYEVTNKLGAKAPPILIITSRDTNREKGIALMSGANEIIQKPFEMDALHEKISKILAKA; encoded by the coding sequence ATGGCGGATCGAAAGCGCATCCTAGTTGCCGATGACGACCCGGACCTTCTTGAGCTTCTAAAGATGGACCTGGGCTACCAGGGCTACGACATCCTGACCGCGACCAACGGCAAGGAAGCCCTCCAGGCCGCGCTCTCGGGCCGGCTGGACCTCCTGATCCTCGATGTGATGATGCCCTACGTCGATGGTTATCACGTGGCATATGAGGTCACCAACAAGCTCGGCGCCAAAGCCCCCCCCATCCTCATCATCACCAGCCGCGACACGAACCGGGAAAAGGGCATCGCCCTCATGAGCGGCGCCAACGAAATCATCCAGAAGCCCTTCGAAATGGACGCCCTTCATGAAAAAATCTCTAAAATTCTTGCGAAAGCTTAG
- a CDS encoding cyclic nucleotide-binding domain-containing protein, giving the protein MTPEEIPVWEPFLKRVPLFSGLSFEDISRIAARMQALSLPKGSVLFSQGDEPDSLYIITSGQVRLFHSLNVGETLVAFLGRGETLGEGGLLTGEPRSATARLNTTCEFLKLSRKDFEAILRETPSLLLHLSRILARRLVPQVAPKPSKKVSSAQLMAFNAALGRADAALFSCQLGLALTEQTRKRTLLVDMGTDSGAIARALGLKPQVIAEAALREVDLRDPGMLRTLAQAHPSGLEILSLPAATLGGRLYSGIYLFLNFLREAHDLVLVHLSSELGDIEKSVLAEADQALLVGNAGHKPQFRQLEGELLSAMDRKKMLEVWLGEADFEESTLALPSQRQTIPWSEDLAEVFERSASPYKAMEGHPKSLRGIERLARRLGGVQVGLALGAGAALGHSLIGVLKVFKKEAIPIDMLAGTSIGSLIGGFAALGMEPEEIEDLAARIDKAWVYENLFWDLTLPRSGIFAGETLLRFVRSYFGNKEFPELEMPFACVATDIETGEEVVLKEGRAAEAIRASCGLPLIYAPIRLNGRYLVDGGLVNPVPANVVADMGANALIAVNLTSPASERPTRIKARRMAQKTTLLNAPVDLASLKELALPELLKAPSMPEIFFQMIYTMEYEIAQTRLDLADVVIHPDLPGFSWTEMHRAKEIIKAGERVAEQYLPQIKALIPYFSDYCRVPSRK; this is encoded by the coding sequence ATGACCCCTGAAGAAATCCCGGTCTGGGAGCCTTTTCTCAAGAGGGTTCCTCTTTTCTCCGGGCTATCCTTCGAGGACATCTCCCGCATCGCGGCGCGGATGCAGGCGCTCTCCTTGCCCAAGGGTTCGGTGCTCTTTTCCCAGGGCGACGAGCCGGACTCCCTCTACATCATCACTTCGGGTCAGGTGCGGCTCTTCCATTCCTTGAATGTTGGTGAGACCTTGGTGGCTTTCCTGGGCCGGGGCGAGACCTTGGGGGAGGGGGGGCTTTTGACCGGGGAGCCGCGCAGTGCCACCGCCAGGCTCAACACCACCTGCGAGTTCTTAAAGCTCTCGCGCAAGGACTTCGAGGCAATTTTAAGGGAGACTCCCTCCCTTCTCCTTCATCTCTCCCGGATACTCGCCCGCAGGCTGGTCCCGCAGGTGGCACCCAAGCCCAGCAAAAAGGTCTCGAGCGCCCAGCTCATGGCCTTCAACGCGGCCCTGGGCAGGGCCGACGCGGCTCTGTTTTCCTGCCAGCTGGGGCTGGCTCTCACCGAGCAGACCCGCAAGCGGACGCTTCTTGTGGACATGGGGACGGACTCGGGGGCTATCGCCCGGGCCTTGGGACTCAAGCCCCAGGTCATCGCCGAGGCGGCCCTGCGCGAGGTGGACTTGAGGGACCCGGGGATGCTGCGGACCTTGGCCCAGGCCCACCCCTCTGGCTTGGAGATCCTAAGCCTCCCGGCCGCGACCTTGGGGGGGCGGCTCTATAGCGGCATTTATCTCTTCTTGAACTTCCTGCGCGAGGCCCACGACCTGGTCCTCGTGCATTTGAGCTCGGAGTTGGGCGACATCGAGAAGTCCGTGCTCGCCGAGGCCGACCAGGCCCTCCTGGTGGGGAACGCCGGGCACAAGCCGCAGTTTCGCCAGCTCGAGGGAGAGCTTCTCTCGGCCATGGATCGCAAGAAAATGCTCGAGGTTTGGCTGGGCGAGGCCGACTTCGAGGAGTCCACTTTGGCTTTGCCGTCCCAGCGGCAGACCATCCCCTGGTCCGAGGATCTGGCCGAGGTTTTCGAAAGGTCCGCCTCTCCCTACAAGGCCATGGAAGGCCATCCCAAGTCCCTGAGGGGCATCGAGCGTCTGGCCCGGCGCCTGGGCGGGGTCCAGGTGGGGCTTGCCCTGGGCGCCGGCGCGGCCCTGGGGCATTCCCTGATCGGTGTCCTCAAGGTCTTCAAGAAGGAGGCAATCCCCATAGACATGCTGGCCGGCACCTCCATCGGCTCGCTCATCGGAGGCTTCGCGGCTCTCGGCATGGAACCGGAGGAGATCGAGGACCTGGCCGCGCGCATCGACAAGGCCTGGGTCTACGAGAACTTGTTCTGGGACCTCACCTTGCCGCGCTCCGGGATTTTCGCGGGGGAGACCTTGCTGAGGTTTGTCCGGTCGTATTTCGGGAACAAGGAATTCCCGGAGCTGGAGATGCCCTTCGCCTGTGTCGCCACCGACATAGAGACCGGCGAGGAGGTCGTGTTGAAGGAAGGCCGCGCGGCCGAGGCCATTCGCGCGAGCTGCGGCCTGCCGTTGATTTACGCGCCGATACGCTTGAACGGCCGCTACCTGGTGGACGGGGGCCTGGTCAACCCCGTTCCCGCCAACGTGGTGGCCGACATGGGCGCCAACGCCCTGATCGCGGTCAACCTCACTTCTCCCGCCAGCGAACGCCCCACTCGCATCAAGGCCAGGCGCATGGCCCAGAAGACCACGCTCTTGAACGCGCCCGTGGATTTGGCGAGCTTGAAGGAACTGGCCCTTCCGGAGCTGCTCAAGGCGCCCAGCATGCCCGAGATCTTCTTCCAGATGATATACACCATGGAGTACGAGATCGCGCAGACCCGCTTGGACCTGGCCGACGTGGTGATCCACCCCGATCTTCCCGGCTTCTCTTGGACCGAGATGCACCGCGCCAAGGAGATCATCAAGGCCGGCGAGCGCGTGGCCGAACAGTACCTGCCCCAGATCAAGGCCCTCATTCCCTACTTCTCGGACTATTGCCGGGTGCCCTCTCGCAAGTAG
- a CDS encoding NUDIX hydrolase encodes MTKTSAGKACLVETLIKKNPVYRGNAVDFCVDRVRLPDGRSATREYLDHPGAVGVVPFLDAKTVVLVRQYRHPVGEITLELPAGKLDRGEKALACVRRELREETGYSAGKIRFLLDYWPTPAFASERLHLFVAEGLVPGVHEPDCDEFIETEVLPFKRALGLVRSGKILDSKTVIGLLACAFWG; translated from the coding sequence ATGACTAAGACTTCCGCGGGCAAGGCTTGCCTCGTCGAGACTCTGATCAAGAAAAACCCCGTTTACCGCGGCAACGCGGTCGATTTCTGCGTGGACCGTGTGCGTCTTCCGGACGGCCGCTCGGCCACGCGAGAGTACTTGGACCACCCGGGTGCTGTGGGAGTCGTCCCCTTCCTAGACGCCAAGACCGTGGTGCTCGTTCGCCAGTACCGCCATCCCGTGGGCGAGATCACCTTGGAGCTGCCCGCCGGAAAGCTGGATCGCGGCGAGAAGGCCCTGGCCTGCGTCAGGCGCGAACTGCGCGAGGAGACGGGCTACTCCGCCGGGAAGATTCGATTCCTCCTCGATTATTGGCCGACCCCCGCCTTCGCCAGCGAGAGGCTCCACCTTTTTGTCGCCGAGGGCCTGGTCCCGGGTGTCCACGAGCCGGATTGCGATGAATTCATCGAAACGGAGGTCCTGCCTTTTAAAAGAGCCTTGGGCCTGGTCCGCTCCGGGAAGATACTCGATTCCAAGACCGTGATCGGGCTTTTGGCCTGCGCCTTTTGGGGCTAG
- the dnaE gene encoding DNA polymerase III subunit alpha, with the protein MPKTEFVHLHNHSEYSLLDGVIRLSDRDGKPSEALKDLAQEGAKGLAITDHGNMYGAVEFYQQCSSLGLNPIVGCEMYFSKGKLTDRGHSQKENCHLTVLARNFEGYQNLMQLVSKGFTEGYYYDPRVDKELLAKHSKGLIILSGCLKSEMSQAIMDGNLAQAEKLAAWFRDSLEPDCFYLEIMDHGLEKQRQVLQALLELHKRTGIPLVATNDCHYAHKNDFEAHDARVCISTGRKLEDTNRLKFETHEFYLKSPAQMQALFSFAPESLANTLKIAEMCHIKIPTDQLLLPEFQVPEGFTQDSYLEDLCLKGLQIRLGGAMAPAYGERLKFELSVIRRMGFSGYFLVVWDFIAYARREGIPVGPGRGSGAGALVAYALRITDADPLKHNLLFERFLNPDRKSMPDLDIDFADTGRDKVIDYVRQKYGAANVAQIITFGSMAARLVVRDVGRVMNVPLAEVDRIAKMIPGGPGVTLYQTLQKSPELQEAAKNPQIKKLLDLSLKLEGLKRHTGVHAAGTVITKEPVVKYTPLSRGGKSDVITTQYDGDVLPKLGLLKVDFLGLRTLSIIENCVKSIRARHDPGFAIDKIPMDDPKAFELLRSGKALAVFQLDSQGMRDLLVRLKPTDFNDIVSLIALFRPGPMQSGMLDMFVERKHGKQKISYDHSLLEPILKDTYGCMVFQEQVMEISKKLADFTPGQADGLRKAMGKKIPEELEKMRDTFVKGAAGHKISPKLANKIYDHMVQFGGYGFNRSHSVAYGIVAYQTAHLKANYPLEFMAAVATSEIGHSAIGTDEKENKLVTYLEEARAMGIEIRPPDIQKSQAHFSIEDPNAIRFGLVAVKNVGEGAVDSMLKARKEAPFKDLDDFCARVDLHSCNKKVLESLIKAGALDNLAPGAPPAAGRADLAARLDDCMGRQTRLREDLLRGQGLLFGTQVSLAQDPSEAKIQVQPMSEHDLLKSEKEVLGFYFSGHPLLGIQEKLKAVSSHAIDKLGQEITGPVRLAGLITQIKRMVTKSKGEQWARGVLEDLTGEINLLVFPKSYAAGLGAQLKVGSIVAVTGRLSFRGAGGTEVEAGPELIVEQIMPLDMALFLCGKKLRLLTPPSVLEGNLLESLKEILESHHGSCRVALEYETPEGTAVLELDYGVRLSQKLLDSIEKILGEKAWRIESAS; encoded by the coding sequence ATGCCCAAAACCGAGTTCGTCCATCTCCACAACCACTCGGAGTACTCCCTCCTCGATGGGGTGATCCGCCTTTCCGACCGCGACGGCAAGCCCTCTGAAGCCTTGAAGGACTTGGCCCAGGAGGGAGCCAAGGGCCTGGCCATCACCGACCACGGCAACATGTACGGGGCCGTCGAGTTCTACCAGCAGTGCTCCTCCCTCGGACTCAACCCCATCGTGGGCTGCGAGATGTACTTCTCCAAGGGAAAGCTCACCGACCGCGGCCACTCTCAGAAGGAGAATTGTCACCTGACGGTGCTGGCCAGGAACTTCGAGGGCTACCAGAACCTCATGCAGCTGGTGAGCAAGGGCTTCACCGAGGGCTATTACTACGACCCGCGGGTGGACAAGGAACTCCTGGCCAAGCACTCCAAGGGGCTCATCATCCTTTCGGGCTGCCTCAAATCCGAGATGAGCCAGGCCATCATGGACGGGAATCTGGCCCAGGCCGAGAAGCTGGCGGCGTGGTTCCGAGACAGCCTGGAGCCGGATTGCTTCTATCTCGAGATCATGGACCATGGCCTCGAGAAGCAGCGCCAGGTCCTCCAAGCCCTTTTGGAGCTCCACAAGCGCACCGGCATCCCCCTGGTCGCGACCAACGACTGCCACTACGCCCACAAGAACGATTTCGAGGCCCACGACGCGCGTGTCTGCATCTCCACCGGGAGGAAGCTCGAGGACACCAACCGCCTCAAATTCGAGACCCACGAGTTCTACCTCAAGAGCCCGGCCCAGATGCAGGCCCTCTTCTCTTTCGCCCCCGAGAGCCTCGCCAATACCCTCAAGATCGCGGAGATGTGCCATATCAAGATTCCCACGGACCAGCTCCTCCTTCCCGAATTCCAAGTGCCGGAGGGCTTCACCCAGGATTCTTACCTTGAGGACCTCTGCCTAAAAGGCCTGCAAATCCGCCTCGGAGGCGCCATGGCGCCAGCGTACGGAGAGCGGCTCAAGTTCGAGCTTTCCGTGATCCGGAGAATGGGGTTCTCCGGCTACTTCCTGGTGGTCTGGGACTTCATCGCCTACGCCCGGCGCGAGGGGATCCCCGTGGGGCCGGGCCGCGGCTCCGGCGCCGGGGCCTTAGTCGCCTATGCCCTGCGCATCACGGACGCCGATCCCTTGAAGCACAACCTCCTCTTCGAGCGTTTCCTAAACCCCGACCGCAAGTCCATGCCGGACTTGGACATCGATTTCGCCGACACCGGCCGCGACAAAGTCATAGACTACGTGCGCCAGAAGTACGGCGCCGCCAACGTGGCCCAGATCATCACCTTCGGTTCCATGGCGGCGCGCCTGGTGGTGCGCGACGTGGGCCGGGTGATGAACGTCCCCCTGGCCGAGGTGGACCGTATCGCCAAGATGATTCCGGGCGGGCCCGGCGTCACTTTGTACCAGACCCTGCAGAAGTCTCCAGAACTCCAGGAGGCGGCCAAGAACCCCCAGATCAAGAAGCTCCTCGACCTCTCCTTGAAGCTCGAGGGCTTGAAGCGCCACACCGGCGTGCACGCGGCCGGCACCGTTATCACCAAGGAGCCGGTGGTGAAATACACGCCGCTTTCCCGCGGCGGAAAGTCCGACGTGATCACGACCCAGTACGACGGCGACGTCCTGCCCAAGCTAGGCCTCCTGAAGGTCGACTTCCTGGGCCTGCGCACTTTGTCCATCATCGAGAACTGCGTCAAATCCATTCGGGCGCGGCACGACCCGGGATTCGCGATCGATAAGATACCCATGGACGACCCCAAGGCTTTCGAGCTTCTGCGCTCTGGCAAGGCCCTGGCCGTGTTCCAGCTCGACAGCCAGGGCATGCGCGACCTCCTGGTCCGCCTCAAACCCACGGACTTCAACGATATCGTCTCCCTGATCGCGCTCTTCCGCCCCGGCCCCATGCAGTCGGGCATGCTCGACATGTTCGTCGAACGAAAGCACGGCAAGCAGAAGATATCCTACGACCATTCTCTCCTGGAGCCGATACTCAAGGACACCTACGGCTGCATGGTTTTCCAGGAGCAGGTCATGGAGATATCGAAGAAGCTCGCCGATTTCACGCCGGGCCAAGCCGACGGCCTGCGCAAGGCCATGGGAAAGAAGATCCCGGAAGAGCTAGAGAAGATGCGCGACACCTTCGTCAAGGGCGCGGCCGGGCACAAAATCTCGCCTAAGCTCGCCAACAAGATCTACGACCATATGGTCCAGTTCGGCGGCTACGGCTTCAATCGCTCCCATTCCGTGGCCTACGGGATCGTCGCTTACCAGACGGCGCATCTCAAGGCCAACTACCCCCTGGAGTTCATGGCCGCGGTGGCGACCTCAGAGATCGGGCATTCCGCCATCGGAACCGACGAGAAGGAGAACAAGCTCGTCACCTACTTGGAAGAGGCGCGCGCCATGGGCATCGAAATCCGGCCCCCCGACATACAAAAGTCGCAAGCCCACTTCTCCATCGAGGACCCCAATGCCATCCGTTTCGGCCTGGTGGCGGTCAAGAACGTGGGCGAGGGCGCGGTGGATTCCATGCTCAAGGCCCGAAAAGAGGCCCCCTTCAAGGACCTGGATGACTTCTGCGCGCGCGTGGACCTGCACTCCTGCAACAAGAAGGTCCTAGAGTCCCTGATCAAGGCCGGGGCCCTGGACAACTTGGCCCCCGGCGCGCCCCCGGCTGCCGGAAGGGCCGACCTAGCGGCCCGGCTCGACGATTGCATGGGGCGACAGACCCGCCTGCGCGAGGATCTCCTGCGCGGCCAAGGGCTGCTCTTCGGGACGCAGGTCTCGCTGGCCCAGGATCCGTCCGAAGCCAAGATCCAGGTTCAGCCGATGAGCGAGCATGACCTTCTCAAATCCGAAAAAGAAGTGCTGGGCTTCTACTTCTCCGGCCATCCGCTTTTGGGGATACAGGAGAAGCTCAAGGCGGTGAGCAGCCACGCCATAGACAAGCTCGGCCAAGAAATCACCGGCCCGGTGCGGTTGGCGGGTCTTATCACCCAAATCAAGCGCATGGTCACCAAGAGCAAGGGCGAGCAATGGGCTCGGGGCGTGCTCGAGGATCTGACCGGGGAAATCAACCTCCTTGTGTTTCCCAAGTCCTATGCCGCGGGGCTCGGGGCCCAGCTCAAGGTGGGCTCCATCGTGGCGGTAACGGGACGCCTCAGCTTTCGGGGAGCGGGAGGGACCGAGGTCGAGGCGGGACCCGAGCTCATCGTCGAGCAGATCATGCCCCTGGACATGGCGCTTTTCCTCTGCGGGAAAAAACTGCGACTTCTAACGCCCCCTTCCGTCCTTGAGGGAAACCTGCTCGAGTCCCTCAAGGAAATCTTGGAAAGCCACCACGGTTCCTGCCGCGTGGCGCTGGAATACGAGACCCCGGAGGGAACCGCCGTGCTCGAGCTGGACTACGGCGTGCGCCTGTCGCAAAAACTGCTAGACTCTATCGAGAAAATTTTAGGGGAGAAAGCATGGCGGATCGAAAGCGCATCCTAG
- a CDS encoding tagatose 1,6-diphosphate aldolase, translating to MANATAVKADSNLKKHFLQLSAGKLSGLRQITDENNRFKVLALDQSNSFKKALRAMHEKAGKPAEPGYEEIRDTKLEMVGVLGAHASAVLLDVNYGARQAINSFALPRGAGLIVRSEASKDAGLPSEYEPGWSVEKIKRMGASAVKLLVYLDAEDKENVKAQLIFVEKVSRECARHDILLMTEELSFPRKGEDKSSPSYKQRKVKNILEATRLIGPHTDILKLEFPGDIKAESPAQLQDNLGKLNEAAIRPWVLLSAGEKFDLFVKQVELAMKAGCSGYMAGRAIFNEYFDHGTREARAQFLAATGIERMKTLNRIVDASAQPWTTRYGISTQDLASAVSPTWYLREGEKAGKAASTHGDY from the coding sequence ATGGCTAACGCAACCGCAGTAAAGGCGGATTCGAATCTAAAGAAACATTTTTTGCAGTTGAGCGCCGGGAAGCTTTCGGGGCTGCGCCAGATCACGGACGAGAACAACCGTTTCAAGGTCTTGGCCCTGGACCAGTCCAATTCCTTCAAGAAGGCCTTGCGCGCCATGCACGAGAAGGCGGGCAAACCGGCCGAGCCCGGATACGAGGAAATTCGCGACACCAAGCTCGAGATGGTGGGGGTGCTGGGGGCTCACGCCAGCGCGGTGCTCCTGGACGTGAACTACGGCGCCCGCCAGGCCATCAATTCCTTCGCCCTGCCCAGAGGGGCGGGGCTCATAGTCCGCTCCGAGGCCTCCAAGGACGCCGGCCTCCCCTCGGAGTACGAGCCGGGCTGGTCTGTGGAGAAGATCAAGAGGATGGGCGCCTCCGCCGTGAAGCTCCTGGTCTACCTCGACGCCGAAGACAAGGAGAACGTGAAGGCCCAACTCATCTTCGTCGAGAAAGTCTCGCGCGAGTGCGCGCGCCACGACATCCTGCTCATGACCGAGGAGCTCTCCTTCCCGCGCAAGGGCGAGGATAAGTCCTCCCCCTCCTACAAGCAGCGCAAGGTCAAGAACATCCTCGAAGCCACCCGACTCATCGGTCCCCACACCGACATCCTGAAGCTCGAGTTCCCGGGGGACATCAAGGCCGAAAGCCCCGCCCAGCTCCAAGACAATCTGGGCAAGCTCAACGAGGCCGCGATCCGGCCCTGGGTCCTGCTCTCCGCGGGCGAGAAATTCGACCTCTTCGTCAAGCAGGTGGAGCTCGCCATGAAGGCGGGCTGTTCCGGCTACATGGCCGGGCGCGCCATCTTCAATGAATATTTCGACCACGGAACCCGCGAGGCCCGCGCGCAATTTCTGGCCGCGACCGGCATTGAGCGCATGAAGACCCTCAACAGGATCGTGGACGCCTCGGCCCAACCTTGGACCACGCGCTACGGGATATCTACCCAGGATTTGGCCTCTGCCGTGAGCCCGACCTGGTACCTAAGAGAGGGCGAGAAGGCCGGCAAGGCCGCCTCCACGCACGGGGATTATTGA